The genomic segment TAAACTGCATATACAACGGCATAAATAAGGCTCAAGCCTGACAGAAAGAAGCTTAAAGAGCGAAAATGCCTGTCGGAACACCCTTTCGGTACGGTGAAATGGCACCATGGAGCATATTATCTGCTTTGCAGGGGCAAAGAGAAGGTATCAGCGGAGCTGGGACTGAGTTTTCTTGCCTACAATCTCAAAAGAGCGCTTAACATAGCGGGATTTGACAAACTGCTTGCGGCAATAAAGGGATAAATCCCATATACCCACATCTTTTCTAATTTAATAATCACCAAAAACCCCTCAAAATCTGTCCGAAAACATGCCAAAAGTCCGGCAAAAACCGGACTTTTCGGACGAGGTCTGGCGCGCCCGAAGGGATTTGAACCCCTGGCCTCTTGCATCGGAAACAAGCGTTCTATCCAGCTGAACTACGGGCGCGTATATTGTTTTATATGTAAATAAGTACAAAACCAAGGACCAATTATTATATTTCAAACAAAAAATTTTATCAACAAATTCAATCGGTAATTTATTATAGTTTAGATTGCGCAGCGTTGTCAATCCTAACCGCGTTGCCTGATTATGTTAAAAATCAATCAAAAATATCCGCCAAGTCTTTTATGGAATCAAAAACCAAATCGGGCGCAATGCCAAAATCTTGAAGCATCTTTTGGTCGGTTTCGCCGCTTAGCACCAAAACGCTAATCATTCCAAATTTTTTCGCGAATTTGATATCCGTGCTTAGACGGTCGCCGACCATGGCGATATTTTGCGCTTTGGTCAAAAACTTGCTTTTTAAATAATTGACCATATATTTATAAGGCTTGCCAAAAATTTTTGACGGCTTTCTGTTTGTGCTTGTATATATAAGGCTCAAAAAAGACCCCGTATCGGGCATAAAGCCCTCGTCCGTCGGGCAGTTTTTGTCGGGATGCGTGGCAAAAAACAGCTTGCCCTGTCTTATATATTTGCAAGCCAAGTCCAGCTCGTCGTAAGTCATCTTGGTATGAAAGCCTATCACAACGATTTGGGGATTGTCTTGGACAAGTTTTATCCCATGCGACTCAAACTCGCTCTTTAATTCGTCTGTGCCAAAAAGATAGACCGAATAACCCTTAAAAAATCTTGATATGTAATCCGCCGCGACAATTCCGCTGGTTACGATTTGGTCTATCTCGGCGTCAAAACCCAAGCCGCGAAGTTTATAAAGATATTGCCGCGCGCTTTTTGAGCTGTTGTTGGTAAGATAGCATATTTTTTTATTGAGGCTTTTTAATTTGCTTATAGTTTTGGCCGCGCCGTCTATTGCTTGATTGCCCAAGTATATAGTCCCGTCCATATCCAGCAAAAACAGCTCGGCGTCCTTTAGCCTATTTGGCATAAATAATTTTTAGACTCCTTCCAAATACTTGTCCAATTGCCCCGTTAATTTGACAAACGATATTAAACAAAAACTTTTCAGCGTGTCGGGCGCTAATCCAATCATAAGCATTATATCGGCATCTGTCAAATATTTGGTGGTCCAAAATCCCGCATCGTCGTATACGCGCTTGAAGGCCCGCTCGTATTTTTCAAAATAATTTGAATACCGCGCTATCTTTTTGTTCAGGTCTTGATTGTATTCCGCCCATTTATATTGCATAATCTCCCATTGCTCATAGTCGTCCAAGACCAAAATTTTATCTAGCGCCGCTAGCTCACCAATCCCCAAATAATCGGTAAATTTTTCCAATCTTAAAGTGTTATCGGGCGGACAAACAAAATCCCCCGATTTTAAATTGCTAAGCCATAGCTTATCCGCCCGCATAATTATTTTGGAGCATAAAAACAAATTCTCCCCCTCAATGCGCAAAGGCCGGTTTTCTTTATGAAAGAACATCTCCAAGACATTAAGAGCGCCCGTATGCCCGCCGCCCATAAGCGCTGTGGATTGGCTTAGCTGCGCCAAAGCAGATATTTTGAGCTGGGTTTGTATCAATTCAAAATAGGCTGTTTTCTCTTTTTTTAGTAATTCAGGCGAAAACTTTAAAAAACAATTAAGTATGCTTAGCGCGGCCTCGCATATCCTATAATCAAATTTTTGCAAGCTAAAAACATGCGAAAAATACCAGTCAAACAAAGCCAAATATTTTGAAGCAAGCATTCCTAACCCTGAGCCGATATAATCTTGCGAACATTTGCTAATTGACGACATATCAACGCAAACAACAGAAGCGCATAAGGTCTCAAACAATTCTTTTACATTATTATGATAAGCTTGGGCATAACCAGTTAGCGCCCCGTCGCACTCCGGCGTAGCATAATACAAGGCGAGCGGCAAAGAACATAATGAGCTTGCGATCTTGGCGGCTTCTATTGCATTTTTATCGCCTATCCCTATAATAACCCTAATATCGTCTTGTTTTGAAGACGCGAGTTTTCGGGCGGTTTTTAATTCAACCCTTATTTCCGGGAATAAATAAAGCTGACCCAAAAAGCCTTTTGCCTCAAAATAATCTTTAAGATCTTGGGCTAAAGATTGAAAATTTTGGCTAGTTACAAATAATATCTTTAAATTTTGTCCGATGTTTTGGCATACAGACTCGCAAAATCGGCTTATAGGATTATCGTCTATAATAATGTCTTTGACAAGCAACGAGGCTTGCTTGCCGCTTACCGTAATAGTCTTATTGACAAAGTCTTGGATT from the Clostridiales bacterium genome contains:
- a CDS encoding HAD-IIA family hydrolase, with product MPNRLKDAELFLLDMDGTIYLGNQAIDGAAKTISKLKSLNKKICYLTNNSSKSARQYLYKLRGLGFDAEIDQIVTSGIVAADYISRFFKGYSVYLFGTDELKSEFESHGIKLVQDNPQIVVIGFHTKMTYDELDLACKYIRQGKLFFATHPDKNCPTDEGFMPDTGSFLSLIYTSTNRKPSKIFGKPYKYMVNYLKSKFLTKAQNIAMVGDRLSTDIKFAKKFGMISVLVLSGETDQKMLQDFGIAPDLVFDSIKDLADIFD
- a CDS encoding iron-containing alcohol dehydrogenase produces the protein MTDLSAINTAKIQDFVNKTITVSGKQASLLVKDIIIDDNPISRFCESVCQNIGQNLKILFVTSQNFQSLAQDLKDYFEAKGFLGQLYLFPEIRVELKTARKLASSKQDDIRVIIGIGDKNAIEAAKIASSLCSLPLALYYATPECDGALTGYAQAYHNNVKELFETLCASVVCVDMSSISKCSQDYIGSGLGMLASKYLALFDWYFSHVFSLQKFDYRICEAALSILNCFLKFSPELLKKEKTAYFELIQTQLKISALAQLSQSTALMGGGHTGALNVLEMFFHKENRPLRIEGENLFLCSKIIMRADKLWLSNLKSGDFVCPPDNTLRLEKFTDYLGIGELAALDKILVLDDYEQWEIMQYKWAEYNQDLNKKIARYSNYFEKYERAFKRVYDDAGFWTTKYLTDADIMLMIGLAPDTLKSFCLISFVKLTGQLDKYLEGV